The Candidatus Kuenenbacteria bacterium HGW-Kuenenbacteria-1 genome contains the following window.
TAAATTTTAATTTTTCCTCTTTCTTTTCAAAAAATTGATTAATTTTTTCAGGCACCTCCATTATTAATGGAATTATTTTTTCTTGCGATTCTTTAATGCCTAAAGTAAAGTTTGGTGATTCTTGAAAAGAAGAAATTTCTTTAGAAATACTTGGATCTTTTGGTTTTGTATCAATAGAATCTATTACCCCATCTTGATCAGTATCAGGATTTAATGGATTTAAAGCCATAAACAATTCATCTTTATCTAATAATCCATCATTATCATCATCCTTATCTTCCTTATTTCCTATTTTATCTTTATCAGTATCAAAATCAACATCAATGAGATCAGTAAAAGATTTAAAATATTCTGAAACAATATCAATAAAGGTTCCATCTTTTTTAGCAATTTTTGCCTCATTAATTTCAGCAGAAATTAAATGTTTTCCATTAATGGCTTTCCAATCTATCCAAATTATTATTCCATATCCTCTGCTAATCGCAGAAAAGTTACTACTACCAATTAATTTTTTATCATTATAAAATAAAATTTTTCCAATAATATCTTCGTCTGTATTATTATTTATAATTGTATAAATTCTTATAGTATCTCCATCAAAAAAAGGTTCTTTTGAATACCAAATATTTTTAGTTAAAAATCCTACGCCTTTTAATTTTTCTTGCGCTTCCGTTTTTAACGGAAAACAAAAAGAAAAAAATAAAATTAAAATTAAAAAAAAATATTTCTTTCGCATAAACTAATTTAATAAAAGAAACTACCCACGTTTTATTAAAAAAATAACATAAATAATATAAGCTAAAAGGAAAAACACTCCCTGCCATCTTTCAAGTTTATATTTTTTTCCAATAAATATAGCTGAAAATAAAAATAAAGTTGCTGTTAAACAAATAAAAATATCAAAATTAGCGCTAGAATTAATTGGTATTGGTTTGATAACACTAGTTATACCCAAAATCCAAAAAATCTTAAAATTTACCCACTATAAACGACGGAGTGCCTAAAATAATAGCTACAATCATATTTTTTCTTTTTTTAATACTTGCCAAATTTTTTCAGCGATTATTTTTTTTAACAAAATTTTATTTTTTTTTAATTCCTTCACTTTTTATTAAATTTTTGTTATTATAAAATAACTTATTTTTTTATATTTTATTTTTTTATATGAAAAGAAAAACTTTGCATAAATTATTTTGGATTATTACTGGTTCTATTGTTATTCTTTCTATGATTATTTCCATGATACACTTTTAAATAACTTTATTTTTTAAGCGCGGCAATAAAAACTTCTGGTGGAATATCAATTTTTCCGCATGTTTTCATTTTCTTTTTCCCTTTCTTTTGCTTTTCTAATAATTTTCTTTTTCTTGTTACATCACCGCCATATAGCCCAGCAGTTACATCTTTACGAAAAGCTGAAATTTTTTCCGCAGCAACAACTTTTCCTCCAACAGCGGCTTGAATTTTCACATCAAACATTTGTCGAGGAAGAACTTTTTTTAAAGATTCTACTATTTTTCTTCCAATTTGATATATTTCATCTTTATAAACAATTACAGTTAAAGCCTCAACTACCTCTTCGGCAATTATAATATTTAATTTCTCAACTTCACAATATCTATATTCTAAAAAATCATAATTTAAAGAAGCGTAGCCTTTACTTACGCTTTTTAATTTATCATAAAAATCAGTTAAAAGCGAGGTTAAAGGTATTTCATAACGCAAAATTACTCTATTTGATAAATATTCTATATTTTTATAAACCCCTCTTTTTTCTTGACATAATTGCATTACTAAACCTAAAAATTCTGTTGGCATAATAATATCTACTTCCATCCAAGGTTCTTCAATCCGTTCAATTCGACTATAATCTGGTAATTCTTGCGGGGAATGAATAATAATTGTTTTATTTTCTTGAATTTGCTTCATGATTATTATTTTAATTTAAAATATCAAAAAGTCAATTTTAAAAAACTATTTCTTTTATATTAATATATAGATTAACAAAAAAATAAAAAAATTTAAAAATTTGACAAAATTAAATAAGAAGATAGAATTAAATAAGAAAAATTTTATTTAATTTATTTTTATTTATCATGAAATATCTTGTTCAAAAAATTTTAAAAATTCTTGCTAAAAAAATATTAGCAAAATATAAACCTGAAATTATTGGAATTACAGGTAGTTTTGGAAAAACTTCAACAAAAGAAGCGGTATTTTGTGTTTTAAAAAATCAATTTAAAGTAAGAAAAAGCATCGGGAGTTATAATAATGAATTGGGTGTTCCTTTGACTATTTTAGGATGTTCTTCTGCAGGAAAATCGCCATTAAAATGGTTTAATATTTTTATAAAAGGATTAAAATTAATTTTTTTTAAAGATGAGAATTACCCTCAAATTTTAATTTTAGAAATGGGCGCTAACAAACCAAACGACATTGGATATTTAATTAAAATTGCTCCTTGTAAAATTGGAATAATAACTGATATTGGATTAACTCATCTTGAAACTTTTGGTTCTTTAGAAAATATAATAAAAGAGAAACAAAGCATTATTAAACAACTTCCTCCTAATGGTTGGGCAATTTTAAATGCGGATAGTAAAATAATTAAAAAAATAAAAAAGAAAACAGAAGCTCAAATTTTAAGTTTTGGATTTTCCGAAGAAGCTGATTTAAGATCGTCTGAATTAATTTTAAATTATAAATTAGAAAATAATGAAAGCCTTAACTTAAAAGATCAAATAGCTAAAATTAAAGGAATTAATTTTAAAATAAATTATCAAGGCAATGTAGTGCCTGTATTTTTAATGGATGTTATTGGCGAAGTAAGTGTTTATGCCGCTTTATCAGCAACAGCAGTAGGAATAATTTATAAAATGAATTTAATAGAAATTTCTGAGGCTTTAAGAGAATATAAATCACCACCCGGCCGAATGAATTTAATTAAAGGAATAAAAGAAACTTTATTAATTGATGGAACTTATAATGCCTCGCCTAAAACAATTGAAATAAGTTTAGAAATTTTGTCTCGACTTCCTTGTGTTGGGCAAAAATGGGCAATATTGGGCAATATGTTAGAATTGGGAAAATTTAGTAAAGAAGAACATAAAAAAATTGGTAAAAAAATTATTGATAATAAAATTGATATTTTAATCACTTTGGGAGAACAAGCGCGAGAAATTGCAATTAGCGCTAAAGAAAATGGAATGTCAAATGATAAAATATTTTCTTTTGATTTTCCTGATGAAGCGGGAAAATTTATTCAAAATAGAATGGAGCAAGGAGATATTCTTTTAATCAAAGGTTCACAAGGAATGAGAATGGAAAAAATAGTTAAAGAAATAATGGCCGAACCTTTACGCGCTAAAGAATTATTAGTAAGACAAGATTGGAATAATTAATTTTTTAAATTAAATTTGACATATTTTTTATATATGTTATATTGTGGATAACCGTAGATAATAGGTATCTTTTTAAAAAAAGAGAATAAAACCTATCGAGGCCAAAAATACAAAATTTAAAACGCAAAATAAAAGGCGGAAAATAAATTTTATATTTAATATCTACAAATGTAGATTTTTTTATTTTCTAAAAATTGTTTTATATGGCTAAAACTAAAGAACAAAAACAAGAAACAATTAAACAATTATCTGACAAACTTTCTCAAATGAAATCAATGGTTTTTATAAATTATTATGGTTTAAAAGTTATTGAGCTTCAAAAATTAAGAAAACTTTGCAAAGAACAAAAAATTGATTTTTTGGTTACTAAAAAAAAGTTATTTAAATTGTGTTTAGAAAAAAATAACTTAAACAATATTGCTTCTAAAAAATTAGAAAAAGAATTGGGAATAATTTTTAGTTATGAAGATGAAATTGCACCAGCTAAAATTTTAAAAGATTTTCAAAAAGAACATAAAATTTTAAAAATAAGTGGTGGAATTTTAGAAAGAAATTTTATTGAACCAAATGAGATATTAAAATTAGCTCAATTACCATCTAAACAAGAATTAATAGCTATGGTAGTAAAAGGAATAAATGCGCCAATTTCTGGGTTTGTTAATGTTTTGGCTGGTAATTTACGAAATTTTGTTTGTGTATTGCAAGCAATTAAAGAAAAAAATATTTAATTTTATTTATTAATAAATCCATAACATTTAAGCGTATGGATTATAAGGATTAATTTTATGGAAGAAGAAATGCAAGTTGAAATTCCAGCTAAATTTAAAGATTTAGTGGAACAAATAGAAAAATTATCCGTTTTAGATTTAGCGGAATTGGTTAAAGTTTTAGAGAAAAAATTTGGAGTTTCTGCTACAGCAGCTCCAATAGTTATGGCAGCAATAGCCACAGGAGCGACTGAAGGAGAAAAAGCTGAAGAAAAAACCAGTTTTAATATAGAATTAACAGCATCTGGAGATAATAAAATAGGAGTAATTAAGGTAATTAGAGAAATAACACAATTAGGATTAAAAGAATGTAAAGATTTAGTAGATGCAGCTCCTAAAATGATAAAAGAAGGAGTATCTAAAGAAGAGGCCGAACAAATAAAGAAAAAAATAGAAGAAGCTGGTGGCAAAGCAGAATTAAAATAAGTAAAAGAATAAAAAAATTTAAAAAATTTGTTCCTGAGGGGAAGGGGGCAAATTTTAAATGGGATGAAAAATTCCCCATTCCGATTATTTCGGAAATTCTCGTCCGAGTAAAGATGAGAATTTTTTGGAATGAAATCGGAACGCGATTTCCAGGCGGAACCGTCTGGCCCCAAGCATGCTCGGGATTTTTAGAATTTTACCGAGCATTAAATAATCCCTTGGAATTTGGGATTATTTCTTCAGGACACGATTTATTTATTGAAAAGTGTTTTGAAGTATGGGGTATTGAAATTCCAAAAATTGTGGTCACTGACGACTTGATGCGAAGTCGTCGATGCGACAATTTTTCCCAGGCGGAAAGAGTAAAGCCTGGGGTTGGTCCATTTAAAATTTTTTGCGAAGAATATAAAAAAC
Protein-coding sequences here:
- a CDS encoding 50S ribosomal protein L7/L12; amino-acid sequence: MEEEMQVEIPAKFKDLVEQIEKLSVLDLAELVKVLEKKFGVSATAAPIVMAAIATGATEGEKAEEKTSFNIELTASGDNKIGVIKVIREITQLGLKECKDLVDAAPKMIKEGVSKEEAEQIKKKIEEAGGKAELK
- the rplJ gene encoding 50S ribosomal protein L10 — translated: MAKTKEQKQETIKQLSDKLSQMKSMVFINYYGLKVIELQKLRKLCKEQKIDFLVTKKKLFKLCLEKNNLNNIASKKLEKELGIIFSYEDEIAPAKILKDFQKEHKILKISGGILERNFIEPNEILKLAQLPSKQELIAMVVKGINAPISGFVNVLAGNLRNFVCVLQAIKEKNI